The genome window ATATCGTGTAATATATGCTATAATAAAATAATTATGAGCAAAGCTGATAAGCTTCTGAAGCGGTTTTTATCTAAGCCAACGGATTTTACTTACAGCGAGTTAAAACGATTTTTATCGACATACGGATATGAGGAGGCAAAAACAGGCAAGGCATCAGGATCGAGGGTTGCATTTATAAATTACAAGACACGGCATATTATCAGGCTGCACAAACCACACCCTCATTCCGAGCTTAAACAGTATCAGCTTGATGATGTTCTTGAAGAACTCAAAAAACAGGGGATAGTGCAATGAAAGACATTATAACACACAAAGGCTTCATTGGCTCGGTACATTATAGCGCCGTCGATGAGGTATTTCATGGCAGGATCGAAGGAGTAAATGATCTCATCACCTTTGAAGGTAAAAGTGTGCAGGAATTGAAAAAGGCCTTTACGGGGGCTGTGGAAGATTATATTCTTCTCTGCAAAGAAGCAGGGAAAGAACCGTTAAAATCATGCAAAGGCAGTTTTAATGTCCGTATCCCGCCGGATCTGCATATGAAGGCGCTTGAGAAGGCTACTACAAAAGGGATATCGCTGAATTATTTCATCAAAAGGGCTATCGAGAAGGAACTGACATAAAACCTGTTCCTCATGAAGCGTGAATAGTGATAGTGA of Syntrophorhabdaceae bacterium contains these proteins:
- a CDS encoding type II toxin-antitoxin system HicB family antitoxin, giving the protein MKDIITHKGFIGSVHYSAVDEVFHGRIEGVNDLITFEGKSVQELKKAFTGAVEDYILLCKEAGKEPLKSCKGSFNVRIPPDLHMKALEKATTKGISLNYFIKRAIEKELT
- a CDS encoding type II toxin-antitoxin system HicA family toxin, which gives rise to MSKADKLLKRFLSKPTDFTYSELKRFLSTYGYEEAKTGKASGSRVAFINYKTRHIIRLHKPHPHSELKQYQLDDVLEELKKQGIVQ